CAGGAGAAATGTGTGAGAAAACTTCAAGTTTGATTGATTTAGTTGAAGGTGATTCTTCTTCACCAGAAATGTTGAAATCTGCTGATTCAAGATTTCCTCCAACTCCTATGAATAGTCTTGTAGATACTTCACCATTAGATAATGGGCAGCCTTTAATTTTCTCACAagatgtcattaaaaaaattaatgaaatagaTGGCACAAATTACTCTCACTCTCGTGTTAGGTTTGGGAGCTGGTGGGATGGCTTTGACCTAGATTCCAGAAATGCTGATGCATGGAGTTCAAGTGAGCAGGAATCTGTATTTCAGAGTCCTGTCTTATGGAAAGATTCTAAAGAAAGTCCCTTGCTACGAGAACATACTGATAGAAGAGCCTCAGATTCTGTGTTCCTCCAAAAACAGCCAAAGCAAATGGAATATATGAAAGCAGGTGTGTGGAATAATCAGTTTAAACAAGATAATTGGAAGCATGAGAATGAAGAGATAAACAGTGAACATTCATGTTTGCAAACTGCTTCTTTAGATGAGACAAAGCAAGAAGTGGAGAGCTTTACAGACCTGTGGAAGGTCAGCCAGCCAACACCTATGATGTCAGATGCATGGCGTAGTGGTGAAGGAAAAGGGAGCCGGCTAGCTGGAGATTCTTACAAAATCTGGGCCAAGTTTGATGAAGGAAATGCTGGTAGATCCTCAGAAAATGTATGGAACATGCCCAAACTAGATAGAGAATTAAAATCAGTGAATATTCCTGGGGAATGGGCCATATCAAAAACTGGTTTATCAGATTCTTCAGAAACCACAGTGGACAATGAGATTGAAAATCCAGAAGTGTGGGATAAAGGAAGATATTATTCAATGGAAGACCgtggaaaatctgaaaatataaattttgttttcaacaatatgcaaaataattccaaactgaacacagaggaaaaaactgtGTTTGATGATCCTAAACATAGATcaaaacaatttgaaaatatAGATACCTGGAACATGTATgataaaaacatcagaaatgaAGTAACAGAAGTAGTGGTGCCATGGGAGGATACCTTCTTATACAAAAACTCAGACCTTAATTCCTCAAATATAGCGGAAGATTTAGTTATTTCTCCACCAGACACCAATTATTCAACATCTGATTCATACTTATCACCTACATATGCagaagatgaaagagaaaatgaggacAAGGATTTTGATGAAGAAACAGTTACTGGTAAATTCATGAACACAGATTTGGCTGAGTCAAAAGTACTTGAGAACTCAAGTAAGGAACCATTGTCTCCTAACAATGTGCCTCTTTCAAATACTAGAAATACAGATATGTGGAACACTCCCCTAAATAATATCACccaattaaaagaaagaaattctgaaattccagttccttctgcctctgctaAACCTTTTCTTGACTCAGAGCAAACAGCTGATTTATGTTTTTCAACTGAAACGTGTaccagtgaaaataattttcctgtatCTGAAAGCAGAAGAGTAATACTGGCGTATAATCAAACAGTGAATGACTTACCACCATTACAGAATGAATTAAATACTAGACAGAGAGCAGTTGACAATGCAGAAACAGTGGGCAGTGTTTCTGTAGAAGACACAAACACCTTTATGCCAGCTTCAGAAAATGAGAATGGCTTGGATCTGAAAATATGTGACATAGGGAGTGAGATACTTAGTAAGGATGCAGCACAAAACACTGCTGGTATTGGTGAAGAGCTGAATAGTCAGGATTCAGTGCACCGGCTTAACTTGGAGAGTTTACAGAGTGAACAGGGTCATGAGGCAGGCTGGGAGAATGCCATTGTCATTTctaaggaaggaaaagaatgtaAGAGAACACATGTGACAAGTGGACAGCAGATGGTTAATGGCATTTGTAATAAACCGGTGCAAGAGGGCAATGAATCTTCAGGTAAAACAGATTTGGAAGAAAAGGATCCAACTGAAGTTGCCACTCCCCCCGAAAAGATGCGGAATAGTGATAGTTTGGAAGTATTAACTACAGAGAATGTGTCTTTTTCCAATCAGAGCAATCCAATTAgtaaggaagagagaaaagacgTGTTGCTGAATAGTTTAGACTCTTCAGTTATTTCTGAAGGAGGCAGagattatgattttttttatgaccCTTTACCGCATAGTTACAGTTATAGTGAAACATCACAGCTGTTTTCTGGGGGAGCTGAAAAAGAGACCACAGTGACAGAGAGGGCAACAAGTTGCAAGATGGAAAGTATTTCTAGAAGTTCTGATGAGGGTAGTGATAatcctgaaaataattattctaaaATGCCTGGAACCTCAGGTGTCTGGAGTGACTCTGAAAAAAATGGTTGTGGCCAAGCCACATCAATTCCTTTGATGGATAAACCACAAGAACCTCTGGAGGAAGGGCAAGAATACTTACATGAAGTGGCTCCTAACCATCCAGACATTTGTAATTCTGAGTTAGTATCTATTAAAAATAGCTCAGAACTGATGAGGACCAGTGAAAATCCTTTCACAGATGAGTTTAAGAAAAATCCTTCTGGAATTGTTAGTGTTGCTGATATTACACATATGTCTGTGGTGGaacattcattttcatttgaaataggTTCTGGGAGAAATGAAAACTCTGAAAATTTAGAACCTGCTAATAATCTTTGTGGAGAGCCATTTGCCATGCTTAATGACAGTTTTCCCCAAATAGCTTGGAATTCACAGCCATGTGAAGATTTGCAATCTCCTGGAACAAGTCCTGAGGCGAGCGAAGTCCTTAAAATAGCAAATACCACAAGCAGCCTTTCAAAAGATATACAGATCAGAAGCTATTTGGAAGAAGATAATGTGTCGAGTAATTCAATAAATGATTATACACACTCAAGTGGAACAAGTCCTGACTTAAGTGATGCATCTGTGAATGTGTGGGGAGACCTTCCAGTTGCTAGTCATCATGAAAGAAACAGGGATATGTGggagattaaaaataataaaaatcttgaagattcttttaaaaagcaagaatttGGAAATATATATGAAGAAGGATTTGAAACAAGTGGTGAAGAGAACAAAGTTCCTAAAAGCTTAGATTTTTGGAATGCGCATGTAGATGATGATACTGTATCTTCTTTATCAAGTCCTGATATAAATGAGGATTCAGAGAATTCAGAGACATATCTGGAGGATATTCATGAAGATTCAGTGTGTGAAGACAAGCAGCACAAAGGAGCTGAAAACGGAGAGGGTTATGTTCAGCCCAATGCAACAAGTCCTGAACCTAATGAAGACAATTTAGATGCAAAAGCTAAGGTGGGAGAGAAGGTCCTGGTAAGCAACTTCAATGAAAATTCTGAAACAATTGAAGCCAGAAAGGTATTGCAGGAGGATGTGACTGTTGACTTTACTGATCATGATAAGATTACTCAATCTACTACAGGCCACTGTAAAACACTTGATGAAAGAACTCAAGTCAGTATCTTCAATGAAAAAACAGACAGTGGGGAGGACTCATATTTGTGTCAAATGAATGAAGATCCTACATCGACTTCTGCTGGTGGTGACGATAAAGAAGAACATGCTTCAAAAGCTGCAGATAGCTGGACTGTGTCACTGGAAGCAGATTCGAGAACTAATCCAAAATCCACTGTAGGAACATCTGATTTTCTAGGTAACAGTTCAGAAAGGTGGAGTTCACAACCTTGTGAAGAGAAGCAATTGGAAGATCAGTGTTCTGTTGCAAGTCACTCTGTAATAAGTCACTTAGGAAATAGTAAAGAGGACTCCTGTGGTTCCCCTTCACAAGATAAAGAACTAGCAAAAGCAAATTTCACTGATACAGATAATGATGAAAATCTCCCTGCCCCCCTGTACtctgatgaagaagaaaataaaaggctagTACATTCTGTCAATAGTCCTGATGGTCAGATAAATGAAGACACTTTACAGTTAAAACAATTTGATTCTTTCATATTGgataaagaagaaagagagtTGTTTTGTGCAGATGAGAAAAATCAACTGACTCCACAGAACTCTTTTTCAGATGACAACCAAGCTATACCAAATACAGCAGTTGAAGAAATCACTGTACTGGATCTACCAAAGGACAGTGAGGGAAATGCAAGTCTCACACCTCAAGGACAACAGGAGGACACCTGTGAAAGAGTAGAGATGCACAACTCCATGCCAGGTGCTTTCACTATACAAGACCTATCTTTTGAAATGGCAGAAAAGCCAAGTCCAGAGTGGAATGTATTAGTTCCCCAGACTGCACTTATCCCTGATATTTTACAGGATAACACAGAAGGAAGTAATCAGCAATTTTCAGTGGAACCTGACCTGTGGACTAATGCTGAGCAGACTGTCACTTTGAAATCAGATGATGAAAATCCCGATATTTTAAGTCACTGTGACCAAGACAATGGTTCAGAATCATCAAGCAGTCCTGATGTGTGCCAGGAATATGGAGCCAAGCATGCCTCCATCTCATCTTCTCAGATTGCAGTGGAGCCTGAAGACAAAGAGAATCAGCCAATCCATACAAGATCAAATATGAATAAAGAGGCAGATTTTGATTCAAAGGGTCGATTAGTAACACAGAAGGTGGAGCTGCACTCTGAAAATGGTAGCCCCCAGGACTATGAACCAGTAAAGACCAAAGAATTTGATCGGTTTATCTCTTTTAATCCTCAAGAGCCTCCTGAATTTGCAATTCCAGAAGAATGCAGTCTAGAAAATAAgctggttttttcctctgttgagTCGACTGAAATTGCCAGTGAAGTTATAGAAGTGATATCCTTAGATTCGAAAGACATGTTCCATGAAAGTTTCACTCATGCAGGCCATCAAGGAGCACCAGCTGATACAGCTCAAATAGTGACCTCTCAAATGCATGTGCTTCCAATGGGTTTCAATCAGCCTAATAGGGAAGAACAAAGCTTAGAAGAAATTAGTGTCTTGGGTGAAGTTGTAAAATATTCTGATAGTGAGCATACAGAAGTAACTGGTATTGAGCTGGATCGGTCAGAAGAATGTGTTGATGAATTTGACGCAGGGATAGAACATAGTATCGGGAACACCTCAGTGACTAATGTCACAAGCACAGGTGATGGAATGAACATACTGACACTGCTAGGCAGtgaggcagaagaaagaaaatcaaagcatgAACAGACACTCTTTCCCAAATCCTTTCTACATGATGGTAGTGAAGGTGATGAGTCTGATTCAAATAATCAACTGTGTGATGACACAACAAAAGAATATGAAGCTGTAATTGAAAATTACGTTCCTGTGTTTAAGGAAATACCCTATGACCAATCACCAGCAGTGTGTACTCCACCATCCTCTGCATCTTTTGGTGCTGAACCCTCTGGTAGCAGAGAGTATGCAAACGGAGAGCTCTTGTTACAGCAGCCATTTTATGACAGCGTTTCTTTGGAAAAACGATTGccactcccagctcctctggaaggTGCAGAGAGCATCCTGATTACCGAAGATAAAGTGTCTGAAACATCCACTGAGTGTCTTCAGGAAAATCTCACCTCAGTACGATCACTCACCATGTCTGAAGTAACTCCACCAGATTCTGATTTTTTGATAAGAAAATCTGAGGCGGAAACAACCTACTCACCACCAGGTGGAGATAGAAGATCATGTGATGGTAAGAAAAGCTGCTTTACAGGGCACATACATTGGACGAAGAAAGGAGGAAGTGTCTGTGGATTATTTCTGCTTGCTGAGGAGAAGGCTTTGAGTGAAGTGTGGAGTTGTGTGTCTCCCTAATGTACAGAATATGTATTGTGGAAAGAGCTCTAGTGTTATTCTCTCTGACAGATCTAAAGCTTTTAAACAGTAAAGTAGGAATataatttctgttgtttgtACAGAGCCTAGCCTATGAGACACTGAATTGTTTGTGCCTTTGGGATGATTGCCATGTTAATGTATAACCTTTAACAATAATGATGATGGTGACGATGTTATAAAATTCAAGTAAACATTAACAGAGCAAAGCAAACTGAGAAGAGCTTTATCACACAGTAGTGATTAAAGCTTATTATGGTGACTAAATCAGtaattcaaaaattaaaatttcttttctcgTGTTCTTTTAGAAGCTGTCTCTGACTCCCTGGTTGGTAGGGAGGAAAAGCCAAGAAATTCCCCTAAGAGCCCTGAACTGAAAAGTACAGAGAGTAAAGAAGATGTGAGGATGCAGGCGGTACACCCAGCTTCTGTGGAGGTGGATTACATCCTTGTtactgaggaagaaaatacacCTGCAGTAAATGATACCcttgaaagaagcaaaattaatttcacatttcAAGAATCCCATGAAGGCTTGTCACCAGGCTCCTTCGATACCTTTCAGCCAATCTCCATTTCAAATGAAACCAAAGATTGCCCTGTTTGTCGGACCGGATGGGACTCTGTTCacttagaagagaaaaattcttcTGCTGTGCCTCAAAAGCTGGATGGTGAAAGGAAATCACAGGAAAGCTGTGGGCAGGATGAGGGTTGGATTATATTGGACCAAAATGAAGTAAGTGATATATCACCTGAAGAAATTTTTGCCAAGACAGAGATGGCAAAATCAGGGTCTGGACATCCTGCTGAAGAACTGGCATCTGTTGTAGCACAGGAATTGATTCTTGATACTTGGACAGAATTTCAGGTAGAAACTCCACTTCAGAAATCTTTTGAACATGAAGGCTGTTCTCCATCAGATGGCCTGACTGCTGAGAATGTGAGTTTGGGCGTTGCAGGAACATCAGAGTTACAGGTTGTTGGTGGTGATAGTACATGGGAAGCAAATTCTCAGCAGAGACTTGTGCATAATGTagcaacagaaaatgaaatgaaggaGGAAACGGTTCTTCTCAACAGCAACAGAGAATTGAATAAAAAATCAGGGTAAGTAAAAATCAAcctattttctttcaaaagtcTTCTGTTCATTTGTTACCTATGTTTTTGAGGTGTGTGCCATTATAAATAGATGTCAAAACTTTCAAGTCTGAAGTATGCAGTGTATTTACATTATTAAACTATcggtgtttttctttctgtacaCAAATTCTTGGTTCTTCATTGCTTGATATGAGCCAAATTAGGGTTGTTTTGCAATTGGGTTTGAAGTTCACTTTTTGCAAGAGTATATCTGTCTTCCTTCTGTAAAGTCCCACTGATAGTATTACCTGCCTTTAAATCTGAAACAGATGGGCCAGGGAATACAGGCCCAACACAGGTACTGATGATATTGCCAGTGCATGAGAGATTATGGAGAAATGAAATACTATCTCTGCCCAATGCAAAACAGCTGAGAAGGAAGACAG
The genomic region above belongs to Sylvia atricapilla isolate bSylAtr1 chromosome Z, bSylAtr1.pri, whole genome shotgun sequence and contains:
- the PRUNE2 gene encoding protein prune homolog 2 isoform X3, which codes for MEEFLQRAQSRLNRSKCLEKVHVVLGNKPCDLDSLISTLTYAYFLDKVSPPDILCLPVLNIPRRDFSYFTETRFILEELKIPESFHIFRDEINLHQLNAEGKLSLTLVNSNTLTSEDKSLESAVVKVINPDEQCDRSLELQACSSSLVVKEILQKAPELITQQLAYVLRGSILFKCMSLEADRMTEQQEKVLSVLEEKFPDLPPREEIISVLQETQFNTQGVNIEEVMLKDLKEISDGEIKVAISTVYMTLEDCILHRSLIGDLKAFIEKYRFDVLVILANCLSDEKKTKQQIAVYSENVELGNQICCELEECQNPCLELDPLECECDKILIYHQENSLVTCDQIILLIKEVINRRQPEMVSNSRTSSTEAVAGSAPLSQGSSGIMELYGSDVEPQPSSANFIENPQDLNGSVPAHIDVNVDLVSPDSGLATIRSSRSSKESSVFLSDDSPVAEGAASHHSLLPGFDSYSPIPEGAIAEEQKSQSGNNSDNFDLFNFDLAPMVKAPSESSSHSADCSPADDYFLNSDSSEGHQLTLKKKLDEANLLKNDIVKYSTHLLTTKNEEDNLAEFDENPGEMCEKTSSLIDLVEGDSSSPEMLKSADSRFPPTPMNSLVDTSPLDNGQPLIFSQDVIKKINEIDGTNYSHSRVRFGSWWDGFDLDSRNADAWSSSEQESVFQSPVLWKDSKESPLLREHTDRRASDSVFLQKQPKQMEYMKAGVWNNQFKQDNWKHENEEINSEHSCLQTASLDETKQEVESFTDLWKVSQPTPMMSDAWRSGEGKGSRLAGDSYKIWAKFDEGNAGRSSENVWNMPKLDRELKSVNIPGEWAISKTGLSDSSETTVDNEIENPEVWDKGRYYSMEDRGKSENINFVFNNMQNNSKLNTEEKTVFDDPKHRSKQFENIDTWNMYDKNIRNEVTEVVVPWEDTFLYKNSDLNSSNIAEDLVISPPDTNYSTSDSYLSPTYAEDERENEDKDFDEETVTGKFMNTDLAESKVLENSSKEPLSPNNVPLSNTRNTDMWNTPLNNITQLKERNSEIPVPSASAKPFLDSEQTADLCFSTETCTSENNFPVSESRRVILAYNQTVNDLPPLQNELNTRQRAVDNAETVGSVSVEDTNTFMPASENENGLDLKICDIGSEILSKDAAQNTAGIGEELNSQDSVHRLNLESLQSEQGHEAGWENAIVISKEGKECKRTHVTSGQQMVNGICNKPVQEGNESSGKTDLEEKDPTEVATPPEKMRNSDSLEVLTTENVSFSNQSNPISKEERKDVLLNSLDSSVISEGGRDYDFFYDPLPHSYSYSETSQLFSGGAEKETTVTERATSCKMESISRSSDEGSDNPENNYSKMPGTSGVWSDSEKNGCGQATSIPLMDKPQEPLEEGQEYLHEVAPNHPDICNSELVSIKNSSELMRTSENPFTDEFKKNPSGIVSVADITHMSVVEHSFSFEIGSGRNENSENLEPANNLCGEPFAMLNDSFPQIAWNSQPCEDLQSPGTSPEASEVLKIANTTSSLSKDIQIRSYLEEDNVSSNSINDYTHSSGTSPDLSDASVNVWGDLPVASHHERNRDMWEIKNNKNLEDSFKKQEFGNIYEEGFETSGEENKVPKSLDFWNAHVDDDTVSSLSSPDINEDSENSETYLEDIHEDSVCEDKQHKGAENGEGYVQPNATSPEPNEDNLDAKAKVGEKVLVSNFNENSETIEARKVLQEDVTVDFTDHDKITQSTTGHCKTLDERTQVSIFNEKTDSGEDSYLCQMNEDPTSTSAGGDDKEEHASKAADSWTVSLEADSRTNPKSTVGTSDFLGNSSERWSSQPCEEKQLEDQCSVASHSVISHLGNSKEDSCGSPSQDKELAKANFTDTDNDENLPAPLYSDEEENKRLVHSVNSPDGQINEDTLQLKQFDSFILDKEERELFCADEKNQLTPQNSFSDDNQAIPNTAVEEITVLDLPKDSEGNASLTPQGQQEDTCERVEMHNSMPGAFTIQDLSFEMAEKPSPEWNVLVPQTALIPDILQDNTEGSNQQFSVEPDLWTNAEQTVTLKSDDENPDILSHCDQDNGSESSSSPDVCQEYGAKHASISSSQIAVEPEDKENQPIHTRSNMNKEADFDSKGRLVTQKVELHSENGSPQDYEPVKTKEFDRFISFNPQEPPEFAIPEECSLENKLVFSSVESTEIASEVIEVISLDSKDMFHESFTHAGHQGAPADTAQIVTSQMHVLPMGFNQPNREEQSLEEISVLGEVVKYSDSEHTEVTGIELDRSEECVDEFDAGIEHSIGNTSVTNVTSTGDGMNILTLLGSEAEERKSKHEQTLFPKSFLHDGSEGDESDSNNQLCDDTTKEYEAVIENYVPVFKEIPYDQSPAVCTPPSSASFGAEPSGSREYANGELLLQQPFYDSVSLEKRLPLPAPLEGAESILITEDKVSETSTECLQENLTSVRSLTMSEVTPPDSDFLIRKSEAETTYSPPGGDRRSCDEAVSDSLVGREEKPRNSPKSPELKSTESKEDVRMQAVHPASVEVDYILVTEEENTPAVNDTLERSKINFTFQESHEGLSPGSFDTFQPISISNETKDCPVCRTGWDSVHLEEKNSSAVPQKLDGERKSQESCGQDEGWIILDQNEVSDISPEEIFAKTEMAKSGSGHPAEELASVVAQELILDTWTEFQVETPLQKSFEHEGCSPSDGLTAENVSLGVAGTSELQVVGGDSTWEANSQQRLVHNVATENEMKEETVLLNSNRELNKKSGLVQEDVGMDIPLAEGVVSLSSTEMRPEPPNSLDLKGSQPRKIKLSAPNISLSLDRSEGSVLSDDNLDTPDEIDINVDELDTPDEADSFEYTGQEEQTAAKDAFQEESESIPEYTAEEEREDNRLWRTVVIGEQEQRIDMKVIEPYKKVISHGGYYGDGMNAIIVFAACFLPDSSRTDYNYVMENLFLYVISTLDLMVAEDYMIVYLNGATPRRKMPGLSWMKKCYQMIDRRLRKNLKSFIIVHPSWFIRTILAVTRPFISSKFSSKIQYANTLAELHEMIPMEYVHIPDSIVKIDLTLK